One Burkholderia thailandensis E264 genomic window carries:
- a CDS encoding cbb3-type cytochrome c oxidase subunit II, whose amino-acid sequence MIGSLIMIAISMIVLIAMPYRELQNEKAPQALSPYTFAQLRGRATYVSMGCAACHSQQPRPASVGPDALRGWGRASVPSDYAYDYPHLLGTSRTGPDLFNIGARQPSADWQLAHLYQPRAVVPGSVMPAFPYLFKVVDAPSDGDKVVKLPPSFAPKRGAVIATQEALDLVDYLIALNHTYPVEKPARENAPK is encoded by the coding sequence ATGATCGGATCGCTGATCATGATCGCGATCTCGATGATCGTGCTGATCGCGATGCCCTATCGGGAACTCCAGAACGAAAAGGCGCCGCAAGCGCTTAGCCCTTACACGTTCGCGCAGCTGCGGGGGCGCGCGACCTACGTGTCGATGGGCTGCGCAGCCTGCCATTCGCAGCAGCCGCGCCCGGCTTCCGTGGGGCCGGACGCGCTCCGCGGGTGGGGGCGCGCTTCCGTGCCGAGCGATTACGCGTACGACTACCCGCATTTGCTCGGTACGTCGCGCACGGGGCCGGACCTGTTCAATATCGGCGCGCGGCAGCCGAGCGCCGATTGGCAGCTCGCGCATCTCTATCAACCGCGCGCCGTCGTGCCGGGGAGCGTGATGCCGGCCTTTCCGTATCTGTTCAAGGTTGTAGACGCGCCGTCGGATGGTGACAAGGTCGTGAAACTGCCGCCGTCGTTTGCGCCGAAGCGCGGCGCGGTGATCGCGACACAGGAAGCGCTCGACCTCGTCGACTATCTGATCGCACTCAATCACACGTATCCGGTCGAGAAACCGGCTCGGGAGAATGCACCGAAATGA
- a CDS encoding c-type cytochrome: MSTRDVENEAARRENAEPTENMRPLPWLFVGMIACLTVWGGVTLFHGASVEPDQATKAGTGPVVIDGGVLYTAHCAACHQADGTGVAGAFPPLAGSEWVTGEPDTIARILLLGIDGPIEVKGAPYSGTMPAFGNTLSDAELAAVANYIRTSFGNAAAKPADERTLKEARQRLDGRTQPWAGGAELRGSK; encoded by the coding sequence ATGAGCACGCGCGATGTCGAAAACGAGGCCGCGCGGCGCGAAAACGCCGAGCCGACCGAAAACATGCGGCCGTTGCCCTGGCTCTTCGTCGGGATGATCGCCTGTCTGACCGTGTGGGGCGGCGTGACGCTGTTCCACGGCGCGAGCGTCGAGCCCGATCAGGCGACGAAGGCCGGCACGGGTCCCGTCGTGATCGACGGCGGCGTTTTGTATACGGCGCATTGTGCCGCTTGTCACCAGGCCGACGGAACCGGAGTCGCAGGCGCCTTCCCGCCGCTTGCCGGTTCGGAATGGGTAACGGGTGAGCCGGACACGATCGCACGCATCCTGCTGCTGGGCATCGACGGTCCGATCGAAGTGAAAGGCGCTCCGTACAGCGGGACGATGCCGGCGTTCGGCAACACGCTGTCCGATGCGGAACTGGCGGCGGTCGCGAATTACATTCGCACGAGCTTCGGCAATGCCGCGGCGAAGCCGGCAGACGAGCGGACACTGAAGGAGGCGCGGCAACGCCTGGATGGCCGGACCCAGCCGTGGGCCGGCGGCGCCGAGCTTCGGGGCAGCAAATGA